From the genome of Populus alba chromosome 10, ASM523922v2, whole genome shotgun sequence, one region includes:
- the LOC118057357 gene encoding F-box/kelch-repeat protein At1g16250, producing the protein MHQPIIPGLPDDLALRCLAKVSHGYHGLLESVSKRWRDMIRSADYARYRAKQGCCGDWLFVLTEQSNNQWVAFDPEADRWHPLPKVSGDCADRQHFGFSCVCVYNRLLVIGGSYAPLDSSVLIQRPLITDNVLQFDPFKKQWTSVARMRTPRSHFACSVISGKVYVAGGRNLSCAKGLALAEVYDPLTDKWEELPPMPAPLMDCLGLSYKGKFHVLSDQVGLSETNITQVFNPSINTWCTMEDIWPFSRAMQFAVQVMCDGRVYTVVDWGESLIKTRDSEGGEWYTVGSVPSVILTNHTRALEAFSYGFASLRDELYILGGKVLKWEEAGAGRFDIVRLDLVRVCNPVARPLKWKETRPMCGPACGSILGCASLEEESCS; encoded by the exons ATGCATCAACCCATCATACCCGGTTTGCCGGATGACTTGGCCTTGCGGTGTCTGGCAAAGGTATCTCATGGGTACCATGGACTTCTTGAATCTGTCTCCAAGAGATGGAGGGATATGATTCGCAGCGCTGATTATGCCCGCTATAGAGCGAAACAAGGATGTTGTGGTGATTGGCTGTTTGTTCTTACTGAGCAGTCTAACAACCAATGGGTTGCCTTTGATCCTGAAGCTGACAGGTGGCATCCCTTGCCAAAGGTTTCTGGGGATTGTGCTGACCGTCAGCATTTTGGATTTTCCTGCGTTTGTGTTTATAATCGACTCTTAGTCATTGGGGGCTCCTATGCACCACTGGATTCGTCAGTTCTAATTCAAAGACCTTTAATAACAGATAATGTTCTCCAGTTTGATCCATTTAAGAAACAGTGGACAAGTGTGGCAAGAATGCGAACACCACGTTCTCACTTTGCTTGCAGTGTTATCTCTGGTAAGGTTTATGTTGCTGGTGGGCGCAACTTATCTTGCGCCAAGGGGCTTGCTCTGGCTGAGGTTTACGATCCTTTAACAGACAA ATGGGAGGAATTGCCGCCAATGCCGGCACCACTGATGGACTGCTTAGGATTATCATATAAAGGCAAATTTCATGTTTTGAGTGACCAGGTTGGCCTGTCAGAGACAAACATAACTCAAGTTTTCAATCCATCAATTAACACATGGTGCACAATGGAGGACATTTGGCCTTTCTCTAGGGCAATGCAATTTGCAGTTCAAGTCATGTGTGATGGAAGAGTATACACAGTTGTTGATTGGGGTGAGAGCTTGATTAAAACAAGGGACTCTGAGGGAGGAGAGTGGTACACTGTGGGTTCAGTACCTTCAGTCATTCTTACCAACCACACGAGGGCTTTGGAGGCCTTTAGTTATGGCTTTGCTTCCCTTAGAGATGAACTGTATATATTGGGTGGAAAGGTTCTCAAGTGGGAAGAGGCAGGAGCTGGAAGGTTTGACATCGTGAGATTGGATTTGGTGAGGGTTTGCAATCCAGTAGCTAGGCCTTTAAAATGGAAGGAAACCAGGCCAATGTGTGGACCAGCATGTGGCTCTATTCTAGGATGTGCATCCCTGGAAGAGGAAAGTTGTTCTTAA